One Archangium violaceum genomic window, AGGCCACCTTGTGGTCTCCGCCCTGCGCGCTGCGTCCGTAGATGTCGTACTGCTCGCGGTGGTAGTTCTGCTGCGCCTTCACCTGGATGGACTTGTTGTAGCGGTCCATCAGGTGCCGCAGCTCCTGACGCTCCTCTCCCTGGAGCAGCCGCGCCACCTCGGCGTTGCAGTTGATGACCAGCGTGGGGTCCTTGTAGCCCGGCGCCTCGCGGCGGATCTCCCCGAAGATTTCGTAGGCCACCGTGGTCGCCGTCTTCACGAAGCCCTTGCCGTCGCAGTACGGGCAGTCCTCGTGGAGGATGCGGCCGATGGACTCGCGCACGCGCTTGCGCGTCATCTCCACCAGGCCCAGCTCGGAGATCTTCAGGACGTTCGTCTTGGCCTTGTCCCGGCCCAGAGCCTCCTGCAGCGACTTGAAGACCTTGTCCCGGTTCTGCGGCTTCTCCATGTCGATGAAGTCGCAGATGATGATGCCGCCGATGTTGCGCAGCCGCAGCTGGTAGACGATCTCCTTGGCCGCCTCGACGTTGATCTTGGTGATCGTCTCCTCGAGGCTCTTCTTGCCGACGTAGCGGCCCGAGTTGACGTCGATGGCGGTGAGCGCCTCGGCCTGGTCGATGATGAGGTAGCCGCCGCTCTTGAGCCACACCTTGCGCTGGGTGGCGCGCTGCAGCTCGTGCTCGATGCCGTAGGCGTCGAAGATGGGTTCATCGGAGTCGTGCAGCACCACCCGGTCCTTGAGCGCCGGGTCTTGCGCGTTCACGAAGCCGAGGATGCGCTCGTACTCCTCGCGGTCATCCACGACCAGCTTCTCCACGTCGTGGGCGAAGAGGTCGCGCGTGGCGCGCAGGATGAGGTCCAGGTCCGGGTGCAGCAGGCCGGAGCCACCGCGCTTCTCGTTGCGGCGCACCACCTGGTTCCACACCTCGATGAGGAAGCGGATGTCGCTCTCGAGCTTCTCCTGCGGCACGTTCTCGGCCACCGTGCGCACGATGAAGCCCGTCCCGGGCGGGCGCAGCCGGTCGACAATCTCCCGCAGGCGCTTGCGCTCCTTCTCGTTGGAGATGCGGCGGCTGATGCCCACGTGGTCCACGGTGGGCATGAAGACCAGGTGACGGCCCGGGATGGAGATGTGCGAGGTGAGGCGCGCGCCCTTGGTGCCGATGGGGTCCTTGGAGATCTGGACCACGACCTCCTGGCCCACCTTCAGCAACTCCTCGATCTTGGCCGTCTTGCGCGGCTTGGATTTGTCCTCGTCGCGCTTGCGCTGCTGCTCCTCGCGCTGCTTGCGGGACTTGTCCTTCTCCCGATCCTTCTCGCGCTCACCACGGTCCTTCTGGTCGCGGCGGGCCTCGCGGGCCTCACGGGCGGCCTCGCGGTTCTCGCGCGGGGCGCGGCGCTCGCCAGCGGCCGTCTCGGGACGCTGCTGCGGGGCGGCCTCGGCCTGGGCGGGAGGCGCCACGGGGGCCGGCTCGCTCTGCGTGATGGGAGCCGGCTCGGGCGGGAGCGCCAGGGCCACCGAACCCTCGGTGGAGGGCATCGCCGCGGAGGCTTCCGGCGCCGCCTGGGCCGCCACGCTCACGGGAGCGGACTCCACGGGCGCCACCGGCACCACGGGGACGCTCACCGCCTCGGACGGGGCGGACACCGACACCGGCTCGGCTGCGGTGGAGACAGTGGGGGCGGGCTCCTCGGCGCGACGCTCCGGTTGTTCGGCCTGGGGCGCGGGCTCCTCGGCGCGACGCTCCGGCTGTTCGGCCTGGGGCGCGGGCTCCTCGGCGCGGCGCTCCGGCTGCTCGGCTCGGGGCTCCTCGACGCGTGGCGCGGGCTCCTCGACGGGGTGGGGCGTCTCGCCGCCTCCAGGGGCCTGCTGCTCGTGGACCTCCGCCTCCACCTCGGCACCGTCGGCCTCATGGGCGGCCTCGGCGGCCTCGGCCTCGGACTCCTCGGGGACGTCCGGGGTGTCCTCGTCGTGCTCGCCCTCGGTCAGCTCGAACTGGGCGCGCGCGAAGTCCGGGTCGTAGACGACGTCACTGACGTAGAGGAACGCGGCCTTCTCGAGTCCGATGTCCACGAAGGCCGCCTGCATCCCCGGGAGCACCCGGACGACGCGGCCCTTGTAGATGTTTCCGACGATCCCCTTGTCCTTCTTACGCTCGAGGTAGAACTCCGCGATGTGGCCGCCTTCGACCAGGGCCACGCGGGTCTCCCGGCCCGCCGCGTTGATGACGAGGATGCTGCTCATTGATGAATCCTGGGCGCGCGCGCGGATGCGTGAGCTCCGGCGGACGGGAGGCGACGGCGTCTCCCGCTTCCGAGCGCGCTGCGAGGGGAGAGGCGGCCCCGTCTCTTCCGCGCACACAGGTGGAGGACGGCCCATGACCGAGGGGTCCGGCTGTCTCCGCGCGGGTGAGGGTTGAGGGGACCACGACCTGCTCCTCCGAGTTCATATCGCCCCGCGATGGTCCGGCACCCTGCCGGGCGGGGACTTGCTTCCAATCGAGCGTTCGAGGCCGCCCTGGCGCTCGTACCGCCCGGCCTCTTCCTTCCACACCCGGTCGGAGCCCATCCGCGGGCGCCTTGGGGGGGCGACAGAGGCCCGGTGCAGCCGGCGCGCCCTGGTATGCCGGGAACGCACCCGTCTCAAAATCTAGAATCCATGGACCCCAAACGCCCCACCCCTGGTGGAACGTCCCGAGCCCAGAAAACGGCAAAAGGTTTTCACGCCTGATAAGACCTGTAAAGGCGAGACATGGAAAATGTCGGCCGTCTGTCAGCCTGCAGGGCCTAGGCCTGGGCCGTCGGAGCCCTTTTCCGGTTCTCCGGTTTGTCCAGCCGGCCGCCCCTCGGACGGCGGACCAGACGCAGGCCGGTCCAGGTGCTGTCGATGATGCAGATCTTGTTGTCCACCAGCCCGATGTCGAGCGCGGCCTGGCGGATGAAGTCCTCGGAGAGGGCCGTCTTGATGCCCTCGCCGCTGGGCCAGCACACCCAGATGCCCCCGGTCAGGGCCATGGCGCGCGAGAGGGCCGGCAGGCGCTGGACGAGCTCGTGGGCGTCCTGGGTGAAGAAGAGGATGACGTCCAGCCCCGTCTGGGCGGTGATGAGGAACTCCACCCCATCCGGCAGGGGATTGAGCCTCTGGACGAAGCCCCGGGGTGGGTTGATGACGGAGACCTTGCTGCCGGTCTTGATGCCGAGCATGGCCGGCAGAGAAGCCAGCGCGTAGGGAGTCATGAGCTGCGCTCCACGGTGAAGGTACTGAACTCCCCGCGCGCCTCCGAGTCGGCGCGCTCCACTTCCGTTACCCGGGCCTGGGTGGGGCCCCGGTGGCACCAGGCCACGAATGCATCCAGGGCCTCCGCCGTGCCCTCGGCCACCGCCTCCACGGAACCGTCCGAGAGGTTGCGCACCCATCCCGTCAGTCCGAGACGCAGGGCCTCGGTGCGGGCGCTCTCCCTGTAGAACACCCCTTGCACCTTGCCTCGAATCCGGAGGCTTGCTCGCCGCCTGTCCATGGTGCCTCGTCCCCTTACCCTCTGGCGTCCGTCTGGAGCAGCTGCAGGAAGGCCTGCTCGTCCAGGATTCTTACCCCGAGTTCCTGGGCCTTCTTCAGCTTGCTACCGGCGTCCTCGCCCGCCACCACCATGTCAGTCTTCCGCGAGACACTTCCAGACACCTTGCCCCCCCGGCGTTCGATTTCCTCCTTCGCCTGGTCGCGGCTCATCCCGCTCATGCCCCCGGTGAGCACCACCGTCTTGCCGGCGAAGACGCCCGTCTTCACGACGCGGGGCGCGGCCGGCGCGACTCCCGCGGCGAGCAGCGCGTCGATGGCCTCGCGGTTCTGCGGCTCGTGGAAGAAGGCGTGGATGACCTGGGCCATGGTGGGGCCCACGTCCTTGACGCGGGTGATGTCCTCGAGGCTGGCCTCGTAGAGCTGGCGCACGTCCGGGAAGGCCTCGGCGAGCGTCTTGGCGGTGGCCTCGCCCACGTGGCGGATGCCGAGCGCGTAGAGGAAGCGGGGCTGGGTGGTCTGCTTGGAGCGCTCGATGTTGGCGAGCAGGTTGTCGGCGCTCTTCTCGCCCATGCGCTCCAGCTCCAGGAGCTTGCCCCGGGTGAGGTGGTAGAGGTCCGCGAAGGTCTTCACCAGGCCCGTCTCCACCAGCTGGCCGGCCAGCTTCTCGCCCAGGCCGTCGATGTCCATGGCCGTGCGCGAGGCGAAGTGGCGCACCTTCTCCACCATCTGCGCGGGGCAGGTGGCGCCGGTGCAGCGGATGATGGCGCCCTCGTCGTCCTTCACGGCGGCCGCGTGGCAGACGGGGCACTCGGTGGGGAAGACGAAGGGCTGGGCATCCGCCGGCCGCTTGGACTCCACCACCTTCACGATTTCGGGGATGACGTCACCGGCGCGGCGGATGAAGACGGTGTCGCCCTTGCGCACGTCCTTGCGGCGCAGCTCGTCCTCGTTGTGCAGGGTGGCGCGGCTCACGGTGACGCCGCCCACCTTCACCGGCTTGAGGTGCGCCACCGGGGTGAGCGCGCCCGTACGGCCCACGTACACCTGGATGTCCTCGACGAGCGTCGCCTCCTCCTCGGGCGGGAACTTGTAGGCCACCGCCCAGCGCGGGCTCTTCGAAATCTGCCCCAGCCGCTGGCGCAGGTCCTCCTCGTCCACCTTCACCACCATGCCGTCCACCTCGAAGGGCAGGGCATGGCGGCCCTCGACGGACTTGCGGTACTGCTCGCGCACCCCCTCCACGCTCTCCACGCGTACGTACCGGTTCACCGGCAACCCGAGCGACTTGAGGTACTCGAGCTTCTCCGTGTGCGAGCCGAAGGCGGGTACTCCCTCGCCGGGCACGCACTCGTACAGATAGAGGGAGAGCGGGCGCGAGGCGGTGATGCGCGGGTCCAGCTGCCGCAGGCTGCCGGCGGCGGCGTTGCGCGGGTTGGCGAAGAGCGGCTCGCCCTCCTCCTCGCGCTTGTCGTTGAGCTTCTTGAAGTCCTTCTTGGAAATGAAGACCTCGCCCCGCACCTCGAGGCCGCCGGGCACTTCCACCCCGTTCTGGGGGAGCAGCTCCATGGGAAGGCTGCGGATGGTGCGAAGGTTGGCGCTGACGTCCTCGCCCTCGGTGCCGTCGCCGCGGGTGGCGCCCCGGGCGAAGCGTCCGTGCTCGAAGTGCAGGGTGATGGCCAGGCCGTCGAGCTTGGGCTCGCACACATAGGCGACCTGCGCGAGTCCTGTCTGGCGGCGGATCCGCTCGTCGAAATCGGAAAGCTCTTCGTCGTTGAAGACGTTTGCCAACGAGAGCATCGGGACGCGGTGGACCACCTTCTCGAACTTCTCGGCCGCGGCCCCGCCCACCCTTTGGGTCGGCGAGTCCACGGTGATGAGGTCCGGGTGGCGGGACTCCAGGTCCTGCAGCTCCCGCATGAGCCGGTCGTATTCCGCGTCGCTAACCTCCGGCGAGTCGAGCACGTAGTAACGGTAGTTGTGGTGGGCCAGCTCCTTGCGGAGCTGCTCGATTCGGGTGGCGTCGGCGGTCTTCGAGGCGTTCACGGATACGGGCTCGGCGGCTGGACTGGAAAATTCGGGGTGTCGGTTGCCTGGCTGGGCAGGTAGCGAGGATGCCTTGACAGCTCAGGAGGTGGTCAATAACCTCTTGCATCGGCTCATGAGGGCCGTTGTCGCACCCTCACGCGCCATCTCTTCCCAGTACAAGGTTCCATCACCCGCGAGGTCCCGGCAAGAAGGGATCCCGGGTGTCGCCCTGAGGGTGGTTCGCGTCCCGCGTACCCCACGGACATCTCCCACGACATTCCTGTGCGCGCCCCCCCGGCGCCCAACCAGCACCTCCCCCCTTCAATCATGGCCAAAGCCCGTTCCCCCAAAGAGAAGCTCCTGGATTCAGTCGTAGAAGTTGAAGAGAAGCCCAAGCGTCGGACGACGCGGGCCAAGGTCGTGGACCGGGACGACACCGAGAAGCCTTCGCGCCGCCGGGCGACGAGCCGTCGGGAAGAGGACACCGAGTCCGAGTCCGAGTCCCTCTCGGTCGCCGAGACGCCGCGCCCGGTGCTGACGCCGCTCCCCTCTCATCCCGTGAGAGATGAAGAGTACCAGGAGGTCCGCGCGCACGAGGCGCACGAGGAGCCCTCCGCTCCCGAGCCCTCCGCTCCCGAGCCCTCCGAGGCGCCCGTGGTCACCGAGGTGACGCGCGATGGCGCTCCCATGCAGGTCATCAAGCTCAATGACCTGAAGCGGATGAAGATCACCGACCTGGCGAAGATGGCCCACGACTTCGGTGTCGAGGGCTACCAGGGCCTGAAGAAGCAGGATCTCATCTTCTCGCTGCTGTCGGGCATCGCGGACAAGAAGTTCGAGGTGCACGCCGAGGGCGTGATGGAGCTGCTCAGCGACGGCTTCGGCTTCCTGCGCAGCGCGGACAGCGACTACCAGCCGAGCCCGGACGACATCTACGTGTCGCCGTCGCAGGTGCGCCGCTTCAACCTGCGCCCGGGCGACACGGTGACGGGCCCCATCCGCCAGCCGCGCGAGGGCGAGCGCTTCTTCGCGCTGCAGAAGGTGGACAAGGTCAACTTCGCGGACCCGCTGTCCGAGGCCACGCGCGAGCGCATCCTCTTCGACAACCTCACGCCGCTCTATCCGACCCGCAAGCTCAAGCTGGAGCACGAGGGCTCGGAGATGACGACGCGCATCATCGACCTGTTCTGCCCCATCGGCCTGGGCCAGCGCTGCCTCATCGTGGCGCCTCCGAAGGCCGGTAAGACGGTGCTGCTGCAGAACATCGCGCACGCCATCTCGAAGAACCACCCGGACGTCTACCTCATCGTGCTGCTCGTGGACGAGCGCCCCGAGGAAGTGACGGACATGGAGCGCAACGTGCGCGGCGAGGTGGTGAGCTCCACCTTCGACGAGCCGGCCACGCGTCACGTGCAGGTGGCGGAGATGGTCATCGACAAGGCCAAGCGCCTGGTCGAGCAGAAGTACGACGTGTGCATCCTCCTGGACTCCATCACCCGTCTGGCGCGCGCCTACAACACGGTGGTGCCGGCCTCGGGCAAGATTCTGTCCGGTGGTGTGGACGCCAACGCGCTGCACAAGCCCAAGCGCTTCTTCGGCGCCGCGCGCAACATCGAGGAGGGTGGCAGCCTCACCATCATCGGCACCGCGCTCATCGACACCGGCAGCCGCATGGACGAGGTCATCTTCGAGGAGTTCAAGGGCACCGGTAACTCGGAAATCGTCCTGGACCGCAAGTTGATGGAGAAGCGCATCTTCCCGACGCTCGACATCAACAAGTCCGGTACGCGCAAGGAGGAGCTGCTGCTGCCCCCGGCGGACCTCATCCGCATCACCGCGCTTCGTCAGGTACTGCACCCGTTCACGCCGATCGACGCGATGGAATTCGTGCTCAAGCATATGCGTCCGACCGCGTCGAACGCCGAATTCCTCGGCTCGATGAACCGGTAGGACCGGTAGGGGAGCATCGACCCATGCGCCGCACCCGCTCTGCTTCACTCGCCGCCCTCGTCGTGGGGGCGGTGCTCGCGATGACCACCGGGTGCGGCCCGGTCGAACCGGACTTCGGTGACAGCCCGGCACCGTTGTCCAACCGCATCTGCTACACGGACGCGGATTGCACGGGCAACGACTGCTGCGGCCTGGGCACCAACCCCACCCACGTGGAGGACGGGCCCGACTGCAGCGCCGTGCGGTGCCCGGGGACCTGCCCGCAGAATGGGCTCGACTGCGGGCGCTGCTACGTCTTCTGCCGGGACTCGCGCTGCGAGGCCGCCTGCCAGGGCTGAGCCCGCGCCTTCTCCTCCGGCTGCCTACTTCGGCTGCTCCAGCTTCACCTCGCCCAGCGTGGGCTGGGCCTTGATGCGGGCGTAGTCGAAGCAGGCCACCACGAGGGAGGCCACCGGCACCGCGAAGAGCGCGCCCACCAGGCCGAACATCTTCTCCCCGGCGATCAGGCTGAAGGCCACGATGACCGGGTGGATGCGCGCCGCCGAGCCCATGATCTTCGGGTTGAGGAAGTACGCCTCCAGCGCGTGGATGCCGATGATCCACAGCAGGATGGCGAAGCCCTTCTGGAAGCCGTCCGCCAGCGCGATGAGCACGATGGGCACCGAGCTGAGGATGGTGCCGAAGATGGGGATGAGGCTGAAGACCGTGGCCACCGTGGCCAGCAGGAAGGCGAACTTCACCCCGAACAGCAGCAGCCCCACGAAGGTGAGCGCGCCGTTGACGAGGCAGATCGTCACCTGGCCGCGCACCACGCCGGACAGCGAGCGGTCGATGCGCTCGAGCAGCAGCTGCGCGTCGTTGCCGTACTCGACCGGCACCAGGCTGGTGAAGTAGCGCACGATGGCGTGCGCATCGATGGAGAAGAACGCCGCCACCATCAGGATGAAGAACATCATGAACACGCCGGCGAGCACCGACGTGATGATGTTGCGCGACACGGTGACGATGTCGCCCATGTGCTCGCGCGTGAGGGCCGTCAGGCTCGCGGCGATGTCCTGGATCGTCTTCTCCAGATCCAACGACAGGCCCGAGGTGGGCACGCCGTTGCGGATGTCCTCGGACGTGGCGATGGCCACCGGGATGCCGTTGGCGCGCAGCCAGTCCTCGGCGCGGTCGGCGAGCACGTGCACGCGCTCGGGCGTGAGCGAGTTGAGGAACGTCACCCCATCCCGGCTGATGCGGGCCAGCTCGCTGTAGAGCTGCGGCACCATGGCGATGAAGAACAGGTACACCGCCAGGAAGAAGAGGGCGTAGATGAGCAGGATGCCCACCCAGCGCGGGATGTTCCTACCTCGAACCTGGACGCGGGTGATGCGCGTCACCAGCGGGTGCACCAGGTAGGCGATCAGCGCGGCGCTCGCGAAGGGCAGCAGCACCGAGTGGAACAGGGCCAGGATGACGGCGACGGTCAGCCATAGCCCCGCGAGGATGTAGAGACGCTTGCGGCGTTGTTCCGCCGGAATTTCGAGCTCGTGGGGCTGGAGCATGGCGCGGCTTATGGCAGAGGGACCGTTCGGTCTCAAGAGAAGGGCGTCTGGAGTACCCGCATGCGGGCCTCCAGTCGGTCGAGGCATTGCAACATGAGCCGGCGGTTCACGCGACCCTCCGTGGACTCACCCAGGCCCAGCATCTGGTCGACGAGCCACCGGTTCAGGAAGAGCAGGGTGAGCCGGTCCGTCGGTGCCAGGCCCCGCTCCAGGTAGCGCTTGTTGCGCATGTAGTCGTCGTAGGCGTCGTGCTCCCGGGCCAGCTCCCAGCGCGACAGCCGCAGCGCCTCGTCATACACGGCGCGGGCCGGGCGCGGGGTCGGCTCGGTGAAGAGGGGGGCGAACTGTCCTCCCACCTCGAGATCGATCTCCTGCACGGGCGGCGGCCACTGCTGGAGATCCTTCGCCAGCAGCTTCGCCACCTCCTCCAGCAGGTGATCGATGAGCGGGACGGGCTTCGTCTCGAAGAGGTAGTCCCAACGCGAGGCCATGGTGACTACCTACCCCAGCCCCGCCTCAGGTGAAACGCTCCACGAAGTTCCGCAGGATGCGTTGCCCGGCGGGCGAGGGAGCAATCCCCGCCAGGAGCCGGGGAACCCTCTCCCCGGGGGCGTGGCCCCTGCGGATTGCTTCGTCCTCCAACTTTTCGGATCGGGCGAGAATGAGGGCGCGCATGGCGGCCGGGTGGACCTCGGGGTGGAACTGCACACCCCGGATGTGGGGCCCGAAGGCGAGTGCCTGCACGGCGGAGTGCGCGTTGCCCGCGAGCACGGTCGCGTGGGGCGGGGACTCCTGGACGCTGTCCTCGTGGGTGGCCTGGATGGTGAACCGCTCGGGCAATCCATGAAAGAGCGGATCCTCGCGTCCCGCCTCGCTCAGGGTGACCTGGACGGAGCCGATCTCCCGCCCCTGGGTGTTGCGCACCACACGCGCCCCGTGGGCATGCGCGAGCAGTTGGTGCCCGAAGCACACCCCGAGCACCGGCACGCCCCGGGCCGCCGCGCCCAGCATGAAGTCCGCGGCGCGCTCCATCCACGGCTCCCACTGCGTCACCGACGCGGGGGAGCCGGTCATCATCACCGCGTCGTAGCCCGAGGCGCTGTCCGGTAGCCGGGCACCCCGGTGCACGTGGAGGATGTCGAACCGGCAGCCGTCCGGCCCCAGCGACTCGACGAACCAGTGCTCGTAATCACCGACGCTCAGTTTCACGGAGTGGGCCGCGTCACCAGCTTTCAACAGCAGAACGTTCTTCATCGCTCCTCTCGGTGGGTCGGGTTGCCGTGGCGAATACCGGTCCCTAGCTTCGGCTGCCGCTTCATGTTGACGCCCGCACGTCCGGGGTACGTCCGCGGTTTCCGAGGTGTCTCCATGACCGACGCTCGCTCGCTCTCTTCCCAACCGCCGGCGCTCAAGGTGCTCATCGCTGGCCGGCATGTGGACCCCTGAGGAAAGGGCCAGGCGCGGTCATGGGTGTCAGGCGAAGGAGGAGGAGGCCAATGGCGAACCGTTCCAAGGCGAAGGTCATCACCCTGCCGGCGCCCGCGGGCAGGCGCTCGCGCGCGAAGGAGAAGGATCGCGGCAATGTCCGGCCGCTGCGCGAGCCCTCGGACATGGACGTGCTGCACAAGTGGCTCGACGAGAATGGTGTCCGCCAGGTGAAGATCGGCGGGGTGGACGTGGACGGCGTCTGGCGCGGCAAGTACGTGTCCTTGGAGAAGTTCCTCTCCGCGTGCAAGGGCGGGCTCGGCTTCTGTGACGTGGTGTTCGGCTGGGACATCAAGGACGAGCTGCTCGACAACACGCGCGTGACGGGCTGGCATACCGGCTACCCGGACGGGCAGGCCCGGGTGGACATGTCCACCGGGCGCATCATCCCCTGGGAGCCGGACACGGCGGCCTTCCTCCTGGACTTCGTCAACCCGGACGGCTCGCCCTTCGAGCCGAGCCCCCGCCAGCTCCTGCAGAAGATGGGCGCGCGGGCGCGGGAGATGGGCTTTCTGCCGAAGTTCGGCGCCGAGTACGAGTTCTTCATCTTCAAGGAGACGCCCCAGTCGCTGAAGGAGAAGGGCTACGAGCGCCTGACGCCGCTGACGCCGGGAATGTTCGGCTACTCGTGGCTGCGCACGTCGCTCAACGCGCCGCTGGTGCACGCCATCATCGACGGGTGCCGGGACTTCGGGCTGGAGCTGGAGGGCTTCCACACCGAGACGGGCCCGGGTGTCTTCGAGGCCGCCATCCGCTACGACGAGCTGGAGAAGGCCGCGGACAAGGCGGCGCTCTTCAAGACGGTGGTGAAGGAGATCTGCTCGCGGCACGGGCTCACGGCCTGCTTCATGGCCAAGGTGAACGAGAAGCTGCCGGGGTGCTCGGGGCACATCCACCAGTCGCTGTGGTCGCTCAAGAGCCACGAGAACGCCTTCCACGATCCCGAGTCCCGCGACGGCATGAGCCAGACGATGCGGCACTACATCGGCGGCGTGATGGCGCTGATGCCGGAGCTCACGGCGCTCTACTGGCCCACGGTGAACAGCTACAAGCGCAGCGTGGAGAACACGTGGGCGCCCGTGGCGGCCACGTGGGGCCGGGAGAACCGCACCACGGCGGTGCGGGTCATCGGCGACAGCCCCAAGTCGATGCGCATCGAGTACCGCCAGACGGGTGCGGACATGAATGCGTACATCGGCATGGCGGCGAGCCTCGCCGCGGGCCTGTGGGGAATCGAGAACGAGGTGGAGCCTCCCGCGCCGGTCGCTGGCAACGGGTACTCGGCCGATGCGCCGCCGCTGCCGCGCTCGCTGAAGGAGGCGGTGTCGCTCCTCAGTGACTCGAAGCGGGCGAGGCAGATCCTGGGCGAGGAGTTCGTGGACCACTACGTGCGCACGCGTGACTGGGAAGCCCGGCAGTACGAGCGCGCCGTCACGAGCTGGGAGCTCGAGCGCTACATGGAGCTCATCTAGGAGGCACCGATGAAACCGTTCGATATGCCGGGCGAGCCACGCATCACCGAGATGTCCTGGCCCACGAAGATCGTCCTCGGAGCCGGTGCCCTGCGGCGGCTCCCC contains:
- a CDS encoding Rne/Rng family ribonuclease, translated to MSSILVINAAGRETRVALVEGGHIAEFYLERKKDKGIVGNIYKGRVVRVLPGMQAAFVDIGLEKAAFLYVSDVVYDPDFARAQFELTEGEHDEDTPDVPEESEAEAAEAAHEADGAEVEAEVHEQQAPGGGETPHPVEEPAPRVEEPRAEQPERRAEEPAPQAEQPERRAEEPAPQAEQPERRAEEPAPTVSTAAEPVSVSAPSEAVSVPVVPVAPVESAPVSVAAQAAPEASAAMPSTEGSVALALPPEPAPITQSEPAPVAPPAQAEAAPQQRPETAAGERRAPRENREAAREAREARRDQKDRGEREKDREKDKSRKQREEQQRKRDEDKSKPRKTAKIEELLKVGQEVVVQISKDPIGTKGARLTSHISIPGRHLVFMPTVDHVGISRRISNEKERKRLREIVDRLRPPGTGFIVRTVAENVPQEKLESDIRFLIEVWNQVVRRNEKRGGSGLLHPDLDLILRATRDLFAHDVEKLVVDDREEYERILGFVNAQDPALKDRVVLHDSDEPIFDAYGIEHELQRATQRKVWLKSGGYLIIDQAEALTAIDVNSGRYVGKKSLEETITKINVEAAKEIVYQLRLRNIGGIIICDFIDMEKPQNRDKVFKSLQEALGRDKAKTNVLKISELGLVEMTRKRVRESIGRILHEDCPYCDGKGFVKTATTVAYEIFGEIRREAPGYKDPTLVINCNAEVARLLQGEERQELRHLMDRYNKSIQVKAQQNYHREQYDIYGRSAQGGDHKVASSPGSGDGELSMQRRPESGGGERGFRSEGGGRDRDRGGERGDRGGRDRERGGRDRDRDRDRGGERGERGGRDRGGERGERGDRSERGDRGGRDRDRNRGEQRRPEQREGRGQQAQQQQATAGEQAPSGGTPPTSSGGNNESGGNS
- a CDS encoding DUF3052 family protein — encoded protein: MTPYALASLPAMLGIKTGSKVSVINPPRGFVQRLNPLPDGVEFLITAQTGLDVILFFTQDAHELVQRLPALSRAMALTGGIWVCWPSGEGIKTALSEDFIRQAALDIGLVDNKICIIDSTWTGLRLVRRPRGGRLDKPENRKRAPTAQA
- a CDS encoding acylphosphatase, producing MDRRRASLRIRGKVQGVFYRESARTEALRLGLTGWVRNLSDGSVEAVAEGTAEALDAFVAWCHRGPTQARVTEVERADSEARGEFSTFTVERSS
- the ligA gene encoding NAD-dependent DNA ligase LigA codes for the protein MNASKTADATRIEQLRKELAHHNYRYYVLDSPEVSDAEYDRLMRELQDLESRHPDLITVDSPTQRVGGAAAEKFEKVVHRVPMLSLANVFNDEELSDFDERIRRQTGLAQVAYVCEPKLDGLAITLHFEHGRFARGATRGDGTEGEDVSANLRTIRSLPMELLPQNGVEVPGGLEVRGEVFISKKDFKKLNDKREEEGEPLFANPRNAAAGSLRQLDPRITASRPLSLYLYECVPGEGVPAFGSHTEKLEYLKSLGLPVNRYVRVESVEGVREQYRKSVEGRHALPFEVDGMVVKVDEEDLRQRLGQISKSPRWAVAYKFPPEEEATLVEDIQVYVGRTGALTPVAHLKPVKVGGVTVSRATLHNEDELRRKDVRKGDTVFIRRAGDVIPEIVKVVESKRPADAQPFVFPTECPVCHAAAVKDDEGAIIRCTGATCPAQMVEKVRHFASRTAMDIDGLGEKLAGQLVETGLVKTFADLYHLTRGKLLELERMGEKSADNLLANIERSKQTTQPRFLYALGIRHVGEATAKTLAEAFPDVRQLYEASLEDITRVKDVGPTMAQVIHAFFHEPQNREAIDALLAAGVAPAAPRVVKTGVFAGKTVVLTGGMSGMSRDQAKEEIERRGGKVSGSVSRKTDMVVAGEDAGSKLKKAQELGVRILDEQAFLQLLQTDARG
- the rho gene encoding transcription termination factor Rho, with the protein product MAKARSPKEKLLDSVVEVEEKPKRRTTRAKVVDRDDTEKPSRRRATSRREEDTESESESLSVAETPRPVLTPLPSHPVRDEEYQEVRAHEAHEEPSAPEPSAPEPSEAPVVTEVTRDGAPMQVIKLNDLKRMKITDLAKMAHDFGVEGYQGLKKQDLIFSLLSGIADKKFEVHAEGVMELLSDGFGFLRSADSDYQPSPDDIYVSPSQVRRFNLRPGDTVTGPIRQPREGERFFALQKVDKVNFADPLSEATRERILFDNLTPLYPTRKLKLEHEGSEMTTRIIDLFCPIGLGQRCLIVAPPKAGKTVLLQNIAHAISKNHPDVYLIVLLVDERPEEVTDMERNVRGEVVSSTFDEPATRHVQVAEMVIDKAKRLVEQKYDVCILLDSITRLARAYNTVVPASGKILSGGVDANALHKPKRFFGAARNIEEGGSLTIIGTALIDTGSRMDEVIFEEFKGTGNSEIVLDRKLMEKRIFPTLDINKSGTRKEELLLPPADLIRITALRQVLHPFTPIDAMEFVLKHMRPTASNAEFLGSMNR
- a CDS encoding AI-2E family transporter, encoding MLQPHELEIPAEQRRKRLYILAGLWLTVAVILALFHSVLLPFASAALIAYLVHPLVTRITRVQVRGRNIPRWVGILLIYALFFLAVYLFFIAMVPQLYSELARISRDGVTFLNSLTPERVHVLADRAEDWLRANGIPVAIATSEDIRNGVPTSGLSLDLEKTIQDIAASLTALTREHMGDIVTVSRNIITSVLAGVFMMFFILMVAAFFSIDAHAIVRYFTSLVPVEYGNDAQLLLERIDRSLSGVVRGQVTICLVNGALTFVGLLLFGVKFAFLLATVATVFSLIPIFGTILSSVPIVLIALADGFQKGFAILLWIIGIHALEAYFLNPKIMGSAARIHPVIVAFSLIAGEKMFGLVGALFAVPVASLVVACFDYARIKAQPTLGEVKLEQPK
- a CDS encoding glutamine amidotransferase, yielding MKNVLLLKAGDAAHSVKLSVGDYEHWFVESLGPDGCRFDILHVHRGARLPDSASGYDAVMMTGSPASVTQWEPWMERAADFMLGAAARGVPVLGVCFGHQLLAHAHGARVVRNTQGREIGSVQVTLSEAGREDPLFHGLPERFTIQATHEDSVQESPPHATVLAGNAHSAVQALAFGPHIRGVQFHPEVHPAAMRALILARSEKLEDEAIRRGHAPGERVPRLLAGIAPSPAGQRILRNFVERFT
- a CDS encoding glutamine synthetase family protein, yielding MANRSKAKVITLPAPAGRRSRAKEKDRGNVRPLREPSDMDVLHKWLDENGVRQVKIGGVDVDGVWRGKYVSLEKFLSACKGGLGFCDVVFGWDIKDELLDNTRVTGWHTGYPDGQARVDMSTGRIIPWEPDTAAFLLDFVNPDGSPFEPSPRQLLQKMGARAREMGFLPKFGAEYEFFIFKETPQSLKEKGYERLTPLTPGMFGYSWLRTSLNAPLVHAIIDGCRDFGLELEGFHTETGPGVFEAAIRYDELEKAADKAALFKTVVKEICSRHGLTACFMAKVNEKLPGCSGHIHQSLWSLKSHENAFHDPESRDGMSQTMRHYIGGVMALMPELTALYWPTVNSYKRSVENTWAPVAATWGRENRTTAVRVIGDSPKSMRIEYRQTGADMNAYIGMAASLAAGLWGIENEVEPPAPVAGNGYSADAPPLPRSLKEAVSLLSDSKRARQILGEEFVDHYVRTRDWEARQYERAVTSWELERYMELI